In the Deferribacter desulfuricans SSM1 genome, TAGAACAGAATTTATTTATTTGGAGAAAGGAGATGTTTCAGAAGATGAGCAGTTTGAGATTTTAAAGGATGCAGTTCTTCGCAATGAAAATAAACCAATTACCATCAGGACATTTGATCTTGGCGGAGAAAAATTATCAAACTTGTTACCTCATCCTGATGAGCAGAACCCTGCAATGGGTCTAAGGGCTATAAGATATTCGTTGCGTTTCAAAGATATTTTCAAAACACAAATAAAGGCAATACATCGTGCAGCTGTCTTTGGTGATGTCAGAATTATGTTTCCTATGATTTCTGGGGTTGAAGAAATTAGACAAGCTAAAAATGTTGTTGAAGAATGTATTGAAGAATTGAAAAATGAAAAGAAAGAGTTTAAGGAGAATGTCCCATTAGGAGTTATGGTTGAGTTGCCATCTTTGGCTTTGATAACTCACCTTATTAACAAAGAAGTGGATTTCTTTAGTGTAGGGACTAATGATTTAATTCAATACACGTTAGGTATTGATAGAAATAATGAATATGTCGCTTATCTTTATAGACCAACTCATCCAGCAGTGTTAACATTGCTTAGAAAAATATATAAAGATGCTCAAAAAGGGGGGATAGAAGTTACTGTTTGCGGTGAAATGGCTGGTGATCCTAAATATATCCCTGTTTTGTTAGGGTTAGGTTATAGAAATTTGAGTATGTCCCCGTCAGCTATTTTAAAAGCTAAAATGATAATTAGTAGGGTTAAAATATCTGAATGTGAAAAACTTATAAATAGCTTAAAAAGATGCAAATTTGCCAGAAAAGCTGAAGAAAAACTTGAAAAATTTATAGATGAACATGCTTCAGATTTATTTTTCCACTAATTTATGACGATGTTTCTTTATAAATTTTATCCAATCTCCCGAAGGTATCTTTTTAGATTTATTTAACTGTTTGATAAAATTTTCGTTTGCTGCATATACCCAAAAAGTGATATTATTTTTTATCATTTTTACCCTTTTGTAAGGTGAATATTGAGAGTTAATGTCTTCATAATCGTCTAATTGAGTTATTAAGTTTGATGGAACTTCAAAAATATCTCCTACTACAGTGCCAGAACTTCCTGGTACAAATACAGGATATTTATCTTCTGTTAAATAGAGATTACCGTGAAGTGTTATTGTTGTAATATATTTTGCAGTCTTTAAAATAATTGATGAAACGGGGCACCCAAATCTGAGGGTGCCGTAAAAGAAAAAATATTCATACATATTATTTTATTGATGGATTAACTTCAATTTTTGCATTGTTCTTGAGTTTTTCTATATAACTGTTTAGCGCTTCATCCTGTTTGATAGATAAAATATAACTTTCAATCTCTTTTTTCTCATCCTCAGTGATCTTAGAAAAATCAGGATATTTGATATTGTTAACTTCTATAATAAATATATTATTTCCCACAACAAAAGGTGTTTCTAATAACCCTTTACCTTTATTGAATATTTTTTTGGAAAGTTCTTCATTTGTGCCGATATCAGGTATTGGATCTATCCTTTTAAAGT is a window encoding:
- a CDS encoding gamma-glutamylcyclotransferase family protein, with the protein product MYEYFFFYGTLRFGCPVSSIILKTAKYITTITLHGNLYLTEDKYPVFVPGSSGTVVGDIFEVPSNLITQLDDYEDINSQYSPYKRVKMIKNNITFWVYAANENFIKQLNKSKKIPSGDWIKFIKKHRHKLVEK